A part of Aegilops tauschii subsp. strangulata cultivar AL8/78 chromosome 2, Aet v6.0, whole genome shotgun sequence genomic DNA contains:
- the LOC109732115 gene encoding uncharacterized protein isoform X1 → MSGGEEEEDEDEEVFYESRDRVLSSSGSSTSASDDDDHAQQQQRRRRDAHPPAAAAATAALDLWTSQPAPVQERRRRLLQTMGLAGDPSLARLEMGRSVSYDGPVPVPPPTLSPMPRSRSDGAVPASTKPPRGGRTSSGSSEAMPEDEADPRCLIRNLDDGTEFVVKEEFELREVGTGRQLTLEQFQLCVGRSPIVQELMRRQNIANHGASTPIHRSSSDSSNGAARPRRRISWLRTIRHVAGSMVAGSRDRRSSDEKDASSEKGGRRSSSATDDSQDSAGAVHHGPERIKVRLYGKSYKELSGLFMNQEVRAHDGSIWSIKFSPDGRYLASAGVDCVIHVWEVLEFERRREENGVSNPFVAVMCNGSPEPTLALATVDGSHWDKKLRARVSQCRKSSSSDRLMVPEHVFGLSEKPVKTFEGHSEDVLDLCWSKSQYLLSSSMDKTVKLWDMSSVSCLKTFSHCDYVTCIQFNPVDDRYFISGSLDEKVRIWSIPKREIVDWHDLHEMVTAACYTPDGQSALVGSHKGSCHLYDTSDNKLIQKKQIDLQTKKKKSRQKKITGFQLLEQFLPGSSSKVLITSADSRIRVIDDFELVHKFKGFRNTNSQISACYAARGRYVISASENSHVYVWRNDDSPEQRSSSSKGVVSVANSYEYFYCRDVTVAAALPSTAGSAATSRTNSRRKHQELDCVSEYPLPHAGDGDSSDFQRQQSRNDLSNGSNHSGGDRASATWPEELMTPTKQSPRSSTSLPDGDGAGQAPSRSAWGMAIATAGSGGQIRILQNFGFPVRV, encoded by the exons ATgagcggcggcgaggaggaggaggacgaggacgaggaggtGTTCTACGAGTCGCGGGACCGggtcctctcctcctccggctcctccacctccgcctcgGACGACGATGACCAcgcgcagcagcagcagcgacgcCGACGGGACGCCCACCCGCCTGCGGCGGCCGCGGCAACGGCGGCGCTCGACCTGTGGACGTCGCAGCCGGCGCCCGTGCAGGAGCGCCGCAGGAGGCTCCTCCAGACGATGGGGCTCGCCGGGGACCCCTCCCTCGCGCGCCTCGAGATGGGCCGATCGGTCTCCTACGACGGGCCCGTCCCCGTCCCCCCGCCCACGCTCTCGCCcatgccccgatccagatcggacgGCGCCGTGCCAGCCTCCACCAAGCCGCCGAGAGGGGGCCGCACGTCGTCGGGCTCCTCCGAGGCCATGCCGGAGGACGAGGCGGACCCCAGGTGCCTAATCCGGAACCTCGACGACGGCACCGAGTTCGTCGTCAAGGAAGAGTTTGAGCTCCGCGAGGTCGGCACGGGCCGCCAGCTCACCCTGGAGCAGTTCCAGCTCTGCGTCGGCCGCTCCCCCATCGTGCAGGAGCTCATGCGCCGCCAGAACATTGCAAACCACGGCGCCTCCACTCCCATCCACAGGTCCAGCTCCGACTCCAGCAACGGCGCGGCCCGGCCCAGGCGCCGCATTAGCTGGCTTCGTACCATCCGCCACGTCGCTGGCTCTATGGTGGCCGGCTCCCGTGACCGCCGAAGCAGCGACGAGAAGGACGCGTCATCGGAGAAGGGCGGACGCCGGTCCAGCTCAGCCACGGATGACAGCCAGGATAGTGCCGGCGCCGTGCACCATGGCCCAGAGCGCATTAAGGTGCGGCTGTACGGCAAGTCGTACAAGGAGCTCAGTGGGCTGTTCATGAACCAGGAGGTACGGGCGCACGACGGGTCTATCTGGAGTATCAAGTTTAGCCCCGATGGGCGCTACCTTGCAAGTGCTGGGGTGGACTGTGTGATCCATGTCTGGGAAGTGTTGGAGTTTGAAAGGAGACGAGAGGAGAATGGGGTGTCTAATCCATTTGTTGCAGTGATGTGCAATGGTTCGCCAGAGCCGACATTGGCCTTGGCCACTGTGGATGGGAGCCATTGGGATAAGAAACTCCGGGCGAGGGTCTCGCAATGTCGGAAATCAAGTAGCTCAGACCGGTTGATGGTGCCAGAGCATGTGTTTGGACTGTCGGAAAAACCGGTCAAAACTTTTGAGGGGCATTCAGAGGATGTTCTTGATCTATGCTGGTCCAAgtcacag TACTTGCTTTCGTCTTCAATGGACAAAACAGTAAAGTTATGGGACATGTCAAGTGTATCATGTTTGAAAACGTTCTCACACTGTGACTATG TGACATGCATCCAGTTCAACCCTGTCGATGATAGATACTTCATTAGTGGTTCTCTCGATGAAAAGGTCCGCATCTGGAGCATTCCAAAACGTGAAATTGTTGATTGGCATGATCTGCATGAAATGGTCACTGCTGCTTGCTATACCCCTGATGGACAG AGTGCGTTAGTTGGTTCCCACAAGGGCAGCTGTCATCTTTATGACACATcgg ATAATAAGCTTATCCAAAAGAAACAAATTGACTTGCAAACTAAAAAGAAGAAGTCCCGCCAGAAGAAGATCACTGGATTTCAG TTACTTGAACAGTTCCTTCCAGGCAGTTCTTCGAAGGTGCTCATCACATCTGCCGATTCACGGATCCGAGTTATTGATGATTTTGAACTAGTTCACAAATTTAAAG GTTTCCGAAACACCAACAGCCAAATCTCAGCTTGCTACGCTGCAAGAGGCAGATACGTGATCTCAGCAAGCGAGAACTCCCATGTGTACGTGTGGAGAAACGACGACAGCCCTGAgcaaagaagcagcagcagcaagggcgTCGTGTCTGTCGCAAACTCCTACGAGTACTTCTACTGCCGGGACGTGACGGTGGCCGCTGCCTTGCCATCCACGGCGGGGTCAGCGGCGACGTCCCGGACCAACTCCAGGAGGAAGCACCAGGAGCTGGATTGTGTGTCCGAGTATCCTCTGCCGCACGCAGGAGACGGAGATTCCTCTGATTTCCAGCGGCAGCAGAGCCGCAATGACCTAAGCAACGGTTCGAACCACAGCGGCGGTGACAGAGCGTCTGCTACCTGGCCCGAGGAGCTCATGACGCCGACGAAACAGAGCCCGCGGTCCAGCACCAGTCTCCCCGACGGTGACGGTGCCGGGCAGGCCCCAAGCCGGTCGGCCTGGGGCATGGCCATCGCCACGGCAGGCAGCGGGGGTCAGATCAGGATACTCCAGAATTTTGGGTTTCCCGTCAGAGTATAG
- the LOC109732115 gene encoding uncharacterized protein isoform X2, whose product MSGGEEEEDEDEEVFYESRDRVLSSSGSSTSASDDDDHAQQQQRRRRDAHPPAAAAATAALDLWTSQPAPVQERRRRLLQTMGLAGDPSLARLEMGRSVSYDGPVPVPPPTLSPMPRSRSDGAVPASTKPPRGGRTSSGSSEAMPEDEADPRCLIRNLDDGTEFVVKEEFELREVGTGRQLTLEQFQLCVGRSPIVQELMRRQNIANHGASTPIHRSSSDSSNGAARPRRRISWLRTIRHVAGSMVAGSRDRRSSDEKDASSEKGGRRSSSATDDSQDSAGAVHHGPERIKVRLYGKSYKELSGLFMNQEVRAHDGSIWSIKFSPDGRYLASAGVDCVIHVWEVLEFERRREENGVSNPFVAVMCNGSPEPTLALATVDGSHWDKKLRARVSQCRKSSSSDRLMVPEHVFGLSEKPVKTFEGHSEDVLDLCWSKSQYLLSSSMDKTVKLWDMSSVSCLKTFSHCDYVTCIQFNPVDDRYFISGSLDEKVRIWSIPKREIVDWHDLHEMVTAACYTPDGQSALVGSHKGSCHLYDTSDNKLIQKKQIDLQTKKKKSRQKKITGFQFLPGSSSKVLITSADSRIRVIDDFELVHKFKGFRNTNSQISACYAARGRYVISASENSHVYVWRNDDSPEQRSSSSKGVVSVANSYEYFYCRDVTVAAALPSTAGSAATSRTNSRRKHQELDCVSEYPLPHAGDGDSSDFQRQQSRNDLSNGSNHSGGDRASATWPEELMTPTKQSPRSSTSLPDGDGAGQAPSRSAWGMAIATAGSGGQIRILQNFGFPVRV is encoded by the exons ATgagcggcggcgaggaggaggaggacgaggacgaggaggtGTTCTACGAGTCGCGGGACCGggtcctctcctcctccggctcctccacctccgcctcgGACGACGATGACCAcgcgcagcagcagcagcgacgcCGACGGGACGCCCACCCGCCTGCGGCGGCCGCGGCAACGGCGGCGCTCGACCTGTGGACGTCGCAGCCGGCGCCCGTGCAGGAGCGCCGCAGGAGGCTCCTCCAGACGATGGGGCTCGCCGGGGACCCCTCCCTCGCGCGCCTCGAGATGGGCCGATCGGTCTCCTACGACGGGCCCGTCCCCGTCCCCCCGCCCACGCTCTCGCCcatgccccgatccagatcggacgGCGCCGTGCCAGCCTCCACCAAGCCGCCGAGAGGGGGCCGCACGTCGTCGGGCTCCTCCGAGGCCATGCCGGAGGACGAGGCGGACCCCAGGTGCCTAATCCGGAACCTCGACGACGGCACCGAGTTCGTCGTCAAGGAAGAGTTTGAGCTCCGCGAGGTCGGCACGGGCCGCCAGCTCACCCTGGAGCAGTTCCAGCTCTGCGTCGGCCGCTCCCCCATCGTGCAGGAGCTCATGCGCCGCCAGAACATTGCAAACCACGGCGCCTCCACTCCCATCCACAGGTCCAGCTCCGACTCCAGCAACGGCGCGGCCCGGCCCAGGCGCCGCATTAGCTGGCTTCGTACCATCCGCCACGTCGCTGGCTCTATGGTGGCCGGCTCCCGTGACCGCCGAAGCAGCGACGAGAAGGACGCGTCATCGGAGAAGGGCGGACGCCGGTCCAGCTCAGCCACGGATGACAGCCAGGATAGTGCCGGCGCCGTGCACCATGGCCCAGAGCGCATTAAGGTGCGGCTGTACGGCAAGTCGTACAAGGAGCTCAGTGGGCTGTTCATGAACCAGGAGGTACGGGCGCACGACGGGTCTATCTGGAGTATCAAGTTTAGCCCCGATGGGCGCTACCTTGCAAGTGCTGGGGTGGACTGTGTGATCCATGTCTGGGAAGTGTTGGAGTTTGAAAGGAGACGAGAGGAGAATGGGGTGTCTAATCCATTTGTTGCAGTGATGTGCAATGGTTCGCCAGAGCCGACATTGGCCTTGGCCACTGTGGATGGGAGCCATTGGGATAAGAAACTCCGGGCGAGGGTCTCGCAATGTCGGAAATCAAGTAGCTCAGACCGGTTGATGGTGCCAGAGCATGTGTTTGGACTGTCGGAAAAACCGGTCAAAACTTTTGAGGGGCATTCAGAGGATGTTCTTGATCTATGCTGGTCCAAgtcacag TACTTGCTTTCGTCTTCAATGGACAAAACAGTAAAGTTATGGGACATGTCAAGTGTATCATGTTTGAAAACGTTCTCACACTGTGACTATG TGACATGCATCCAGTTCAACCCTGTCGATGATAGATACTTCATTAGTGGTTCTCTCGATGAAAAGGTCCGCATCTGGAGCATTCCAAAACGTGAAATTGTTGATTGGCATGATCTGCATGAAATGGTCACTGCTGCTTGCTATACCCCTGATGGACAG AGTGCGTTAGTTGGTTCCCACAAGGGCAGCTGTCATCTTTATGACACATcgg ATAATAAGCTTATCCAAAAGAAACAAATTGACTTGCAAACTAAAAAGAAGAAGTCCCGCCAGAAGAAGATCACTGGATTTCAG TTCCTTCCAGGCAGTTCTTCGAAGGTGCTCATCACATCTGCCGATTCACGGATCCGAGTTATTGATGATTTTGAACTAGTTCACAAATTTAAAG GTTTCCGAAACACCAACAGCCAAATCTCAGCTTGCTACGCTGCAAGAGGCAGATACGTGATCTCAGCAAGCGAGAACTCCCATGTGTACGTGTGGAGAAACGACGACAGCCCTGAgcaaagaagcagcagcagcaagggcgTCGTGTCTGTCGCAAACTCCTACGAGTACTTCTACTGCCGGGACGTGACGGTGGCCGCTGCCTTGCCATCCACGGCGGGGTCAGCGGCGACGTCCCGGACCAACTCCAGGAGGAAGCACCAGGAGCTGGATTGTGTGTCCGAGTATCCTCTGCCGCACGCAGGAGACGGAGATTCCTCTGATTTCCAGCGGCAGCAGAGCCGCAATGACCTAAGCAACGGTTCGAACCACAGCGGCGGTGACAGAGCGTCTGCTACCTGGCCCGAGGAGCTCATGACGCCGACGAAACAGAGCCCGCGGTCCAGCACCAGTCTCCCCGACGGTGACGGTGCCGGGCAGGCCCCAAGCCGGTCGGCCTGGGGCATGGCCATCGCCACGGCAGGCAGCGGGGGTCAGATCAGGATACTCCAGAATTTTGGGTTTCCCGTCAGAGTATAG